The following coding sequences are from one Luteolibacter yonseiensis window:
- a CDS encoding class I SAM-dependent methyltransferase, which produces MSDPAEHQIAALFPGRWNRNYVATKLRTDPLYTALADTLGHSPFPLLDLGCGLGLLAFFLRSRGIEVPILGLDYDAGKIDSARQAAEKSGRRDLSFAHHDARTGLPEHHGNVSILDILQFFTPSEQENLLQLAASRVLPGGKLVIRSGLRDGSLRFKVTVLGDLLAKATFWMKAAPTHYPTREDFERVLSPFGSVEVTSLWGKTPFNNYLIVLSRPI; this is translated from the coding sequence ATGAGCGATCCTGCGGAACATCAAATCGCAGCGCTTTTTCCCGGCCGCTGGAACCGGAACTACGTCGCCACCAAGCTTCGGACGGATCCGCTCTACACCGCGCTCGCGGACACCCTCGGGCATTCGCCGTTTCCCCTGCTCGATCTCGGCTGCGGTCTCGGCCTGCTGGCGTTTTTCCTGAGATCGAGAGGTATCGAGGTCCCGATTCTCGGTCTGGACTACGATGCGGGAAAAATCGATTCGGCACGGCAGGCTGCGGAAAAATCCGGCCGGCGTGATCTCTCTTTCGCTCATCACGACGCCCGTACCGGCCTGCCCGAACATCACGGTAATGTGAGCATCCTGGACATTCTCCAGTTCTTCACCCCCTCCGAACAGGAGAATCTGTTGCAGCTCGCCGCCTCAAGGGTCTTACCGGGGGGCAAGCTCGTCATCCGTTCCGGGCTGCGGGATGGATCGCTGCGTTTCAAGGTCACCGTTCTCGGCGACCTGCTGGCGAAGGCGACATTCTGGATGAAAGCCGCCCCCACCCACTATCCGACGCGGGAGGATTTCGAACGTGTTTTATCCCCCTTCGGCAGCGTGGAGGTCACGTCCCTGTGGGGAAAAACACCGTTCAACAATTATCTGATCGTCCTCAGTCGGCCGATTTGA
- a CDS encoding 3-hydroxyacyl-ACP dehydratase FabZ family protein produces the protein MQVALQSLPHGPSFRFLDELVTLEPGKEASARYLVRGDEGFLAAHFPGNPMMPGVLLIEAIAQLGGIVVQPALTELRLTGVRAAKVLGAAVPGDVLEIRAKIEGSLGGLVQIEGDVSGPHGLLASAKVTLSGAVPGNG, from the coding sequence ATGCAGGTCGCACTCCAGTCCCTTCCTCACGGGCCGTCTTTCCGCTTTCTCGATGAACTCGTTACCTTGGAACCTGGAAAAGAAGCGTCGGCGAGGTATCTCGTGCGGGGCGATGAGGGATTTCTCGCCGCTCATTTTCCCGGAAACCCGATGATGCCGGGCGTGCTGCTCATCGAAGCCATCGCACAGCTCGGCGGCATCGTCGTCCAGCCCGCGCTGACGGAACTGCGCCTGACCGGAGTGCGTGCGGCGAAAGTCCTGGGAGCGGCGGTTCCGGGGGACGTGCTGGAGATCCGGGCGAAAATCGAGGGATCTCTCGGAGGGCTCGTGCAGATCGAGGGGGATGTGAGCGGACCGCACGGACTGCTTGCGAGCGCAAAAGTCACGCTGAGCGGAGCGGTGCCAGGCAATGGCTAG
- a CDS encoding RNA polymerase sigma factor, with amino-acid sequence MANSTAATEASPAASAWREWLEEHGPKLLLFARQQSRSHEDAKDIFQDALVKLVEKVRSGEFVGGQEAWLPYLYTAIRRLAIDLSRRDDRRKRREDNVSADAEAFSNDLQPWFETESSDDETRSQLERGLKELPEKFAEVITMKIWGERTFAEIGETLGISQNTAASRYRYGLEALKKLLSNARNRGDLSI; translated from the coding sequence ATGGCAAATTCAACCGCGGCCACCGAAGCATCTCCCGCAGCCTCCGCATGGCGCGAGTGGCTGGAAGAGCACGGCCCCAAGCTACTGCTCTTTGCCCGCCAGCAGTCCAGATCTCATGAGGATGCCAAGGACATCTTCCAGGATGCTCTCGTCAAACTCGTCGAAAAGGTCCGCAGCGGCGAATTCGTCGGCGGGCAGGAAGCATGGCTTCCCTACCTCTATACCGCCATCCGCCGCCTCGCCATCGATCTGAGCCGCCGGGACGACCGCCGCAAGCGCCGCGAGGACAATGTGTCCGCCGATGCGGAAGCATTTTCCAACGATCTCCAGCCATGGTTTGAAACCGAGTCATCCGACGACGAGACACGTTCCCAGCTCGAACGGGGTCTCAAGGAACTGCCCGAAAAGTTCGCCGAGGTCATCACCATGAAAATATGGGGCGAACGCACGTTCGCGGAAATCGGCGAAACGCTCGGCATCTCACAGAACACCGCCGCCTCGCGCTACCGTTACGGCCTTGAAGCGCTCAAGAAACTTCTCAGCAACGCCCGCAACCGTGGCGACCTTTCCATCTGA
- a CDS encoding lysophospholipid acyltransferase family protein: MAISDPIASPLRSPLRRWLRAPWDYVMMALGLLYWGVFGGLLTLVGGPLHLVLPQRIGQKIGRRLLQQLFSKFVVYLRLSDLVRADLTGLDALGGLTHSFIVAPNHTSLWDVVFIIARLPCAVCVMKKQILTNPVLGGGARLAGYIANDGMKRVMRDASKSLADGGQLLMFPEGTRTRPDARWINPLKGGCAIISKRTGVPVYPIFIRSDTRFLQKGWPLWRRPVFPIHMRFDVGEPMVPEPGESSQEFTARLAAVYERELSKPDPLRRTHG, from the coding sequence GTGGCCATCAGCGACCCCATCGCCTCCCCCCTCCGCTCACCGCTCCGGCGGTGGCTGCGCGCGCCGTGGGACTATGTGATGATGGCTCTGGGATTGCTTTACTGGGGCGTTTTCGGAGGGTTGCTGACACTGGTCGGAGGGCCATTGCATCTGGTCCTGCCACAGAGGATCGGCCAGAAAATCGGCAGGAGACTCCTGCAACAGTTGTTCAGCAAATTCGTCGTCTACTTGCGCTTGTCTGATCTGGTACGGGCGGACCTGACAGGCCTGGACGCGCTGGGAGGCCTCACCCATTCGTTCATCGTGGCACCCAACCACACTTCGTTATGGGATGTCGTGTTCATCATCGCCCGCCTGCCTTGCGCCGTGTGCGTGATGAAAAAACAGATCCTCACCAATCCCGTGCTCGGTGGGGGGGCTAGGCTGGCGGGCTACATCGCGAACGACGGGATGAAGCGCGTCATGCGCGACGCCTCAAAGTCGCTCGCGGACGGCGGCCAGCTGCTGATGTTCCCCGAGGGCACGCGGACACGGCCGGACGCCCGCTGGATCAACCCGCTCAAGGGTGGTTGCGCGATCATCTCCAAACGGACGGGTGTGCCGGTCTATCCCATTTTCATCCGCAGCGACACCCGTTTCCTGCAAAAAGGCTGGCCGCTATGGCGGAGGCCCGTTTTTCCGATCCACATGCGGTTTGACGTGGGCGAACCCATGGTGCCGGAACCGGGCGAAAGCTCCCAGGAATTCACCGCCCGCCTCGCGGCGGTGTACGAGCGGGAGCTCTCCAAGCCGGATCCGCTGCGCAGAACCCATGGCTGA
- a CDS encoding glycosyltransferase family 2 protein: MPDARPLILIPSYNTGPILLETVKSALSLGTPVWVVFDGSTDGSPALIHNLKGENFRVIELPENSGKGAAVLYGLREAIRDGFTHVLTMDADGQHPATAVPEFFRLSASHPEAAVFGRPIFDSSAPALRVNGRKVSNFWANLETLGWGMDDSLFGMRLYPAQDLLEVFESTAFARRFDFDPEVAVRLCWRGVPVINLPTPVRYPSKEDGGVSQFRYLRDNTLLTWMHLRLLFGFFARLPLLIARGSNPLESLSPPAR, encoded by the coding sequence ATGCCAGATGCGCGACCGCTTATCCTCATTCCGAGCTACAACACCGGACCGATTCTTTTGGAAACGGTGAAGTCCGCCCTCTCGCTGGGAACACCGGTCTGGGTGGTTTTCGATGGCTCTACGGACGGCTCTCCCGCACTGATCCATAACCTGAAAGGGGAAAATTTCCGTGTTATCGAGCTGCCGGAGAATTCCGGCAAAGGTGCGGCGGTATTGTACGGTCTTCGCGAGGCGATCCGTGACGGCTTCACCCACGTCCTGACAATGGACGCTGATGGCCAGCATCCGGCGACGGCGGTGCCGGAATTTTTCCGGCTTTCCGCATCTCACCCCGAGGCTGCGGTCTTCGGCCGGCCGATCTTCGACTCATCCGCCCCCGCGCTGCGCGTGAACGGGCGTAAGGTATCCAATTTCTGGGCGAATCTGGAAACTCTCGGCTGGGGGATGGATGATTCCCTCTTCGGAATGCGGCTTTACCCCGCACAGGACCTGCTGGAGGTTTTCGAATCCACGGCATTTGCCAGACGCTTTGATTTCGACCCGGAGGTGGCCGTGCGCCTGTGCTGGCGTGGCGTACCTGTCATCAACCTTCCGACGCCGGTGCGCTACCCGAGCAAGGAGGACGGCGGCGTTTCACAATTCCGCTATCTCCGGGACAACACGTTGCTGACCTGGATGCACCTGCGGCTGCTGTTCGGATTTTTCGCCCGCCTTCCACTGCTCATCGCCCGCGGATCGAACCCGCTCGAGAGCCTGAGCCCACCCGCCCGATGA
- a CDS encoding putative signal transducing protein → MQTVATFTTPEDAHLFRTFLGSHGIEAFLLDEHFIQSFWYYSNTLGGVRLAVQDEDLEHAADIHQAYMDTLRKGPYPLQPVRAWPVVILLSILFSVPLPIFGRQPWRQD, encoded by the coding sequence ATGCAAACCGTGGCCACCTTCACGACCCCGGAAGACGCACATCTCTTCCGCACCTTTCTCGGGTCCCACGGGATCGAGGCATTTTTGTTGGATGAGCATTTCATCCAGAGTTTCTGGTATTACAGCAACACCCTCGGCGGAGTGAGACTGGCGGTGCAGGACGAGGATCTGGAGCATGCGGCGGACATCCATCAGGCCTACATGGACACCCTGAGAAAAGGCCCCTATCCTTTGCAACCTGTCCGCGCGTGGCCCGTGGTGATACTGCTTTCCATTCTCTTCAGCGTGCCCTTGCCGATCTTCGGACGACAGCCGTGGCGTCAGGACTAG
- a CDS encoding PDZ domain-containing protein — MKTKSFHLVTAGLAAMISPALALEAPADNAPPPPAVKEDRAAVPKIQIPQVKGLVAPKPAAAFLGVVTGELPKLLADHLVLDKGQGVVVRSVVSDSPAEKAGLAVNDVITKVGEISVGSPADITQQITSFKPGESVVLQIIHKGQPSKLEVKLESKPAELTMMDQLPPEQLDLENLPKELADRVRGAIAGNVGALDLQQDMDAETLSLEMKNAVEQMQKRMQGAFAEAMADEQESKEETRTTNSEATVRMSDNDGSVEVKSKNGAKQVTVRDHQDNVVWSGPWDTAADKQAAPGDVQTRVARLNLDSSFKGGGLRLRMNSHPVPPEE; from the coding sequence ATGAAAACAAAATCATTCCATCTTGTTACGGCGGGCCTGGCCGCCATGATCTCCCCCGCCCTCGCGTTGGAGGCCCCGGCGGACAACGCCCCGCCACCACCCGCGGTGAAGGAGGACCGGGCGGCGGTGCCCAAAATCCAGATCCCGCAGGTCAAGGGACTGGTGGCACCGAAGCCGGCCGCGGCGTTCCTCGGCGTCGTCACCGGCGAGCTCCCGAAACTCCTGGCCGACCACCTCGTCCTCGACAAGGGCCAGGGAGTGGTAGTCCGCTCGGTCGTGTCGGACAGCCCTGCCGAGAAAGCCGGACTGGCGGTGAATGACGTGATCACCAAGGTGGGCGAGATCTCCGTGGGCAGTCCTGCCGACATCACCCAGCAGATCACCTCGTTCAAACCGGGCGAAAGCGTCGTCCTCCAGATCATCCACAAGGGCCAGCCATCCAAACTGGAGGTGAAGTTGGAGAGCAAGCCTGCCGAGCTCACGATGATGGACCAGCTCCCACCAGAGCAGCTCGACCTGGAGAACCTGCCGAAGGAACTGGCCGACCGGGTGCGCGGTGCCATCGCCGGCAACGTCGGTGCCCTCGACCTCCAGCAGGACATGGATGCCGAAACACTCTCGCTGGAGATGAAAAACGCCGTCGAGCAGATGCAGAAGCGCATGCAAGGCGCCTTTGCGGAAGCCATGGCGGATGAACAGGAGAGCAAGGAGGAGACGCGGACGACAAACAGCGAGGCCACGGTCAGGATGTCTGACAATGATGGCAGCGTGGAGGTGAAGTCCAAGAACGGTGCCAAGCAGGTCACCGTCCGCGACCATCAGGACAACGTGGTCTGGAGCGGTCCTTGGGACACCGCGGCGGACAAACAGGCCGCTCCCGGCGATGTCCAGACCCGGGTGGCCCGGCTCAACCTCGACTCCAGCTTCAAGGGTGGCGGCCTGCGGCTCCGCATGAACTCCCATCCCGTCCCTCCGGAGGAATAA
- a CDS encoding RNA polymerase sigma factor: MDRLGGVESSPEIDDVDSFVQELTGCQDDLILFIRTICGDFHLAADIRQEVNMVLWRKRGKFAPGTSFRSWAYRIAHLEVKNHFRQTKRRSVTSLDPELLDYFAAELPASTDELPERRRALQGCMERLTPKDHELIRHRYWSESSLEILASSSDRSIGTLKARLFQLRAALRLCISERLSEVSA; the protein is encoded by the coding sequence ATGGACCGTCTAGGTGGAGTGGAATCCTCACCAGAAATCGACGACGTAGACAGCTTCGTACAGGAGCTGACCGGTTGTCAGGATGATCTCATCCTGTTCATCCGGACGATTTGCGGTGATTTTCATCTCGCTGCGGACATCCGTCAGGAGGTGAACATGGTGCTCTGGCGCAAGCGGGGAAAATTCGCCCCGGGCACGAGTTTCCGAAGCTGGGCCTACCGGATCGCACACCTGGAAGTGAAAAACCATTTCCGTCAGACCAAGCGCCGTTCGGTCACCTCCCTTGATCCGGAACTGCTGGACTACTTCGCCGCGGAACTTCCCGCCTCCACCGACGAGCTTCCCGAGCGCCGGCGGGCCCTGCAAGGCTGCATGGAGCGCCTGACTCCGAAGGATCACGAACTGATCCGGCACCGCTATTGGTCGGAAAGCTCGCTGGAGATCCTCGCGAGTTCCAGCGACCGCAGCATCGGCACTCTCAAAGCCCGGCTTTTCCAACTCCGTGCCGCCCTGCGGCTCTGTATCAGCGAACGACTGTCGGAGGTGTCCGCATGA